The stretch of DNA GATATCTCATATCTCCGACGGCGAGATGAAGGTTGTGATGAAGTCAGCGGTCGATGCAATGTACCGCCTCCTATGGCAGCGAGACTACGATCCCGTCGCCTACAACGAAGCGCTGGCGTTCGGACGCCGCAATACCATTCACTGGGATGATCCTGAACTCAAGAAGCCGAGGAGAGGGTCACGCCCGAAGTGACCTAACCCCGGAGAGACCCCATGTTCAAGGAGCTTGCCCCCTACCTGCGGCAGCGCGCAGTCCTGCTGACCGTAACCCGCCTCGAAGACGATCAGATCAGTGTAAACATCATCCCGAAGAAGCTGCAGGATAGTGAGAACACCGCGCTGACCACTCCCTTCAAGCTCACCGGCACCGCCGAGGAACTTGACCGGGACCTGCCATCTTCGATCGTCGATTTCGTCGCGTCCCACCTGCAACTCAAGAGCACGCTTGAGCGAGCGAAGGCCGAGATGGACGCTGCCGGGAAAGCGGCTCAGGCCGAAGCGCGTGCGAAGAAGGTAGCCCCGAAGAAAGAGCAGCCCAAGGCGGAGACTGAGAAGCCTGCCACGGCCGCCAAGCCGCTCGAAGCGCCCAAGCCTGAACCGCCTAAGACCTTTAGCCTCTTCGACACGCCTACGGCAGCAACTCCTGTGGCGGAAGAGGTCGACGAGGAAGAAGAGATTCTGGCGGAGACCGCAGCCGAAGATGAAGAAGAAGACGAGGAACTGGACCAGGCGGCCTAAGCTCCACCGGCCGGTCGCAATCATGTTGCGCGGTGATGTCCGGAATGATCGAATGGTCAACAGGATCAAACTATGCCCATGTCTTTCGGTCGCACCGCGCTCTCGTTTGCATTCCTTTTGCTGTTCGCGTCGCCTGTGCAGATCGTGTCCGCCCAGGCCCCTGTGCAACGGGAACTGAATACTCTCGAGATAATTGGGGATGATGTGCCGCAACCGGACCGCTCCATCCTCAAGAGATCCGTGACGCCGCAGATGGCGCAGCAAACTAGAGCCACTTGGTTGCCGCTGGTTCCGCCAGAGGCACAGCCTCCCCAACTGGCGGCCGGCATCGTCGCCATACAGTTCAATCTTCATGCCGATGGCAGCATCAGCGAGATGAAGATCGATCGCTCCACAGGGATCGTCGCGCTCGATCCGGCCGCCTGGCACGCGATCGTGGCGACCCGATTTGCGGCATTGCCACCCGAGATGGCCTTGAAGACTGTCCGGATGCAGATGGTTTTCGTTTACAACGAAGTCGTCCCCGTTCGAGGTCCCGAGCCAGCTCTGCGATAACCCCAACACTAGGACGAAGTGAGACCGGGCGTCCAAGTCCTTCGGCTCGCCGCGTTGCCCATGCTTTTCTGCGACGAGCCGTGAGTGGCGTGCGATGAGACGGCTCAACGTTCGAATACTCGAGACCTATTTAACCTTGTCACCCTATCCACCACCTCGGTGGAACGATCCCTCCAGCACAGAAACAGGAGTCTTATGGCGAATTGGTATGGCAGTTCTCTCAGTAACTACTTTCGCGTGAAGGATCGCGACGCATTTCTGCGGTGGGCCGACGCGCGCGGTCTAGGTGTCTTTACGACCGAACGGGATACAGAGTCCTTCGCGATTCATGGTGGGACCTCAGAGGATGGGTCGTGGCCGAGCTACGATATGGAAAACGATACCGACATCGACTTGAGTGCCGAGCTCGCCCAACATCTGGTCACAGGGCAAATCGCGGTATTGATGGAGGTTGGAGCCGAGAAACTCCGGTATCTGACCGGTGCAGCCTTCGCGGTCAACTCGAAAGGCCGCGTGGTCGATGTGACCCTGAGCGACATCTATCGGAAAGCGGCCCGCTTGTTTCGTATTCCAGAGGTGGAGATCACCCGGGCTGAATACTGAGCCTACGTCGCGCGAGCGTAAGGTTAATTGTTCTCAGTTAAGAGAATGATTCTCACGGAGGCGTTAGAAGTGGAAACTTTGCTCGAGAATCCTTATCGATGAAAACCTAAGTCCTTCGCTTGCGTCCCAGGCGCGTGCCATTCTTATCGCATTTCTAGCCCAGACTTAGCTTGCACGATGCAATAGGCGATTGAGCACAGTTTTGTTCCGTCGACTTACGGGGAGTTTCGATGTGGAGTCTCGGTCTCCTATATATCGTGTATGCCGTTTGCGTTCTTCTGTTGTACTTTCCGTGCCGTTGGTATGCGCGATTCAAACAGAACAGCCGCGCACAATGGCCCAAGTTGATCTAATCGAATACGTATTGAAGCAGATACTAATCTATTCTGCTTGATCTTCTCCTTCCGGCTCACGCTCACCCATTGCGTTGCTGATAATTGTCTCGAATCTCTTCCGGTCCCGCGCCGGCAGTTTACTTATGTCTTGACGCAGCCTTTCCAGGAACGATTCGCCGTCGCGTTCACGGGTTAGTCTTTTGAAAACCTTGCCTAGATCTCCGGTTGGCTCGACAGCCTGAATGAGATCGGTTGGCGGCCAATTCGACTTGAGAAATGCTTGCACGATGTTTTTCCTTGCGGTTTTACACCGATCCCAATCTACGAAGAAAAACGAAAACAGTCCCGGCGCTTCGTTTCCGACGCGAAGCTCGGCGTAAACAATCGGGAAAGCCACCACGATCAAAGGCCCCACCGGCTTGTTCCGCTCTTCAAGAGCAAACGAAAGAACATTACCTGCCGCATTTGTTTGGGCATGTTTGTTTACGCTCCCAGCGTCAGCTAGCATATGCGCCCAATCCGATACCAACTCCTTGGAAATCGTCTCATGTCGTCTAGCGATCAATCGGGCGCTCAGTTCCTCGATGTCAGCGAGCACTCCTGTTCGAATGTTCACATCCGCATGATTCAAGAGAGAGACATTGTCGCTCACACGCTGGGAAGGGGCATTCCATGGAATCGCCATCGCAATCAAACGATGAGTATCTAAAAAGCCGATCGATGCTGATAGCAATTCCCTAAGTGCGATGTTCTCGGAACTGCCAGCATTCGACAAGCCCAGCGTTAACATTCGCAACGCTAAGTCTGACCTCGCTCCACCTTCGATCAATGGAAGTACACGGCAACCGTGTCGCAGGAGACGTTCAACGGGGACATTTCCAGAGATGAGCACACGCGCAAGCTGCGACGCTGTTGTCGGTAGGTCCTCGGCGAGAATTGACTCTATTTTTTCACTGAGCAATTCGTCCTGCACGAGCGATTGAAGGTCTTGCTCTGACGTCCTAGAAATCACGACATTGAGTAACGTCAACCTTCTTCGAGCGGCGATGCCTTTCTCTCGGATGAGCCAGTCGACGTCATTAGCGTTTGGGCGAATCGTAGCCAGCAAAAAGCGATCGGATGCTGGGCTTGGCTCGCTTGCCAAAATTGCTCGCCTCAATCCGATCATGCCTTCGGTTCCGCGTGCGGCACGGCGCAGCGGCTCATCGAATTCGGCGACCGCAAACTGAGTTGAATCGCGAATCTGATCAACAACGGAAAACAGCACTTTGTTGTCGATCTCTCGTAGCGTAGCGACCAAGAGAGGTGCGTGAGCCGGAATACTCAACAGTGGTACGACGTTCCGACGGGACTTAGCCCGAAGGTCCCCGTCAGGGAACTGCAGAGCATTCGCCAGCACATCAGTCCAGAGGTTCGGCGTAGCTCGTTCTGTCGCCTGCAACACGGTTGTAGCCCATGGTCGGCTGTAGGCCAGTAACCGTAACTCGTCCTCGGGTCGGATTGAAGAGGCGAGTTTGAGAACTTCGGAGCTATCCGACAACTTTGCGAGTCCATCGCCGATCCCGGCAGTGACGATGGGTGCATGGGTTTGCTTCCCAAGATTCGGATCCAGTAATAAGGAGAGTGCAGCACCTGGATCTCTCCCCGCGATCCTGGAGAAAGCTTCCCTGATCTTGTTCAGGATGTCGATGGGAGGCCTTCGCGCCGGAAATTTTCCGCTCAAGGTCAAAAGAAAGCGCAACGCATCCGGAGAAGACATCGATCTTTGTGCGAGATCAACCCCACGCGAGAGCAACGCTACGAACGGCAGAAACTCCTCTGGCGAACTCTTTCCCCGCGAGTTGAGAATGTCAACAAGTCCAAGGATCGCCATAGGCGACGACTCGGACTTTTCTAAGAGTTCGTTCCACAAAAGGGCCAATCTCAGACTCGACTCATCCGCTCGTTCATCGAGGCGAAGAATGCCTAAGGCGTCTAACGACAGGAGGCTGGGGGGATCGTCTTCGAAGATGTGTTTGGCCGTGACTGCGGTCCAACGATGACGACTGATATCCTCGCGATCCGGCGATGCCTCGACAATTCTGCCTTCCCATTGAGTAAAACGCGACCGGGCTCCCTTCGGAGCGAACATGAGATCGAAAGGTCTCCCGCTCACGCTACGGGGGGACAATGCCAACGTGCAAAGGCTGAACACTCGTCTCATGCTCGGCCAAAACGAACTCAGGAGCCGTTCTGCTATGAGTGCGGACTCCATCTCGTCAAACAAGACAATAGGCTTTCGGCTCTCGAGAAAGAGAGCCTCTACCAGGGCAGTGGTTCTCTTGGAAGCAATAGGCGGTAGAGGGACTGGATGAGTGTCGAAGTCGATTGCGCCAATCACATTCTCTTGTTTGTCAACGCGCACCAACAACTTCATCAACGATGCCGGAAACTCAAGCGCCTCCCAAATTGGCATCGGCACCAACAAACTACGCGTGAGCACACAGCCGGCTCGCGATGCGCTTAGGTCCTGCCATGTCCTTGCCAAGACGTAAAAATCACCACTTGGAAGCGGATATGCGGTCAAATAGGGATCGAATGTTTCCGCCGGTCTCAGCGGTCCCGAGAGATCGGACAGACGATCCATAACGTCTTGGTCGCCTCGTGCAAGACGAGTCGAGGCGGCGAGCAGTTGATGACCGTTCTTATATCCGTGACATTGCTGTTCTATTCGGACATTCATCGGTTCCCGTCTAATCCTCAGCTAACCAAGCAATTGGTAATGTCAGGTCTTTCTCTTCGTGGGTGATCCCGTTGACCCTCTCCACAACATAGCCTGCGGTGTCAAAATCGCCATTGAAGAACCGCTGGCGAAAGTCAGGATCAGCCTGAAGATCGCCTCCGACCACGCTTACGCCAAATACCTT from Acidicapsa ligni encodes:
- a CDS encoding PRTRC system protein E; its protein translation is MFKELAPYLRQRAVLLTVTRLEDDQISVNIIPKKLQDSENTALTTPFKLTGTAEELDRDLPSSIVDFVASHLQLKSTLERAKAEMDAAGKAAQAEARAKKVAPKKEQPKAETEKPATAAKPLEAPKPEPPKTFSLFDTPTAATPVAEEVDEEEEILAETAAEDEEEDEELDQAA
- a CDS encoding energy transducer TonB family protein, producing MPMSFGRTALSFAFLLLFASPVQIVSAQAPVQRELNTLEIIGDDVPQPDRSILKRSVTPQMAQQTRATWLPLVPPEAQPPQLAAGIVAIQFNLHADGSISEMKIDRSTGIVALDPAAWHAIVATRFAALPPEMALKTVRMQMVFVYNEVVPVRGPEPALR